The proteins below are encoded in one region of Tsuneonella sp. CC-YZS046:
- a CDS encoding SDR family NAD(P)-dependent oxidoreductase: MKGLQGKSIIVTGGGSGIGEAAALLLGEAGCKVTIADLDGGKARNVADQIVQRGGTASAVEADVSDEASVIAMVDHAISQFGGLDGACNAAGVPQRGKLLHEVDLEEWDLCHGVNLRGLFLCNKYQIKAMLAKGGAIVNIASTAAMVGFPNGAEYCASKAGVLGLTRGSAIDYATRGIRINSVMPGGTLTPMLKGAMANDPGLEPALAAVHPMNRFAQPAEIATAARWLLSDEASFTTGAAFAIDGGHTAI, translated from the coding sequence ATGAAAGGTCTGCAGGGAAAATCCATCATCGTGACCGGCGGCGGCAGCGGGATCGGCGAGGCGGCCGCTCTTCTTCTCGGCGAGGCGGGTTGCAAGGTCACGATCGCCGATCTCGATGGCGGGAAGGCGAGGAATGTCGCCGACCAGATCGTCCAGCGCGGAGGCACGGCCAGCGCGGTCGAGGCCGACGTGTCGGACGAGGCTTCGGTGATCGCGATGGTCGATCACGCCATTTCGCAATTCGGCGGGCTTGACGGGGCGTGCAATGCCGCAGGCGTGCCGCAGCGCGGGAAGCTGCTGCACGAGGTCGATCTGGAGGAATGGGATCTCTGCCACGGGGTCAATCTGCGCGGACTGTTCCTGTGCAACAAATATCAGATCAAGGCGATGCTGGCGAAGGGCGGGGCAATCGTGAACATTGCCTCCACCGCGGCGATGGTCGGCTTCCCGAACGGCGCGGAATATTGCGCCAGCAAGGCAGGGGTGCTGGGGCTGACGCGCGGCAGCGCGATCGACTATGCGACCAGGGGCATCCGGATCAATTCGGTGATGCCGGGCGGCACGCTGACCCCGATGCTGAAGGGGGCAATGGCGAATGATCCCGGCCTGGAACCGGCCCTTGCCGCGGTCCACCCGATGAACCGCTTCGCGCAGCCTGCGGAAATCGCGACGGCGGCGAGGTGGCTGCTGTCGGACGAGGCGAGCTTCACGACCGGCGCGGCCTTCGCCATCGACGGCGGCCATACGGCGATCTGA